The Arachis ipaensis cultivar K30076 chromosome B10, Araip1.1, whole genome shotgun sequence DNA window AAAGGATAATCTATTTCAAGGCCACTCACTTCACATATTTGTACCTCAAATTGAGAAGTGTTTTTGTACTCAAAAAACAGCAAATGCCCATGATCTAGAGAGTAATACATAGCAAACTCATTCCAACCATGTTCAAGAAAAATCCCATCATCTTGCTTAGTCCATTCTACTTTCCATTCGGTTCCATCCGGAGGCTTAAGAAACACTGGGTTTGAAAGGCCATCACCATATTTTTTAGTGAAACTGTTTGGGATCTTCTGCAAATATTCATAACAGAATATTGAAAAACTTAATCAATGATATAATATAACTAAGTCATTAGCTACTATATCAAAACAAGTTCAAAGTATTGGAAAGGATAAAATAATGTGTATTTTCACTTTTCAGAACAATGCATGCAAATGCAAGATATAAATTGAACTAATAAATGTTGTGGAATTATCAAACACACTTCAAAATTGTACTAATAACTTTAACAGAAATACCCTCTATATTAATCTTCTACTAATGCACATAAAAACCATGTTTAACCCAAATCACTTACAACAATTAGTATTTTAAATAACAAAAGTAGCTATATAGTAAACATTTGTGTGAGTTTGTAACTGTCCTGTTCATTGGCAAGAGTTTCTTCCAGATACTGAAAACCCTAAAGAAAATTGAAGATGCTGAGCTAATTAAGAATGCTTACAAGTTTTCCATCCTCAAGAGCTGTTGAAAGTATGATCTTGAAGAAAAGGACTGCATTGGAATTATTCATGGGTGGTGGTGTGGCTTGATCTTCCTCAGTCATTTTCCTAAGCTTTTCAGGCTCACCAATGTTGTAATGAAGTATGGACACTGTTTAGATTAGTCAAAACCAATAATTAAATTCAACCATTATATTGGTCCACCAAATTCaactaataaaattaattttaaataaaattatttgatGTAATTAAAGGTAAGTGAATTTTATAGGTAAAAAGTCTGCATGTTGTAACACGTGTCATCATTCTAATAATATGTAGAGTATGTGTTAGACATTGTCAAACATTTTGAATGTGTGCTGAACACCTTTTTTAATACATTCATAATATTATAATACATTTCAAATATCTGTTGATTAATTTGGTTATAGAACCTTTAAGTGTGTTATGCTACGTTATGGGGAAGGGTGATACTACACCACAATGTGGGGCAGTTTTTTTCTGCTCTTGTAAGATACAATTCGGATGGTCCGAATTGTTTGTGTGGTACAGTGTTAGTTGCAAGGaggaaaaatttaaatttttgaggcAGCAAATCGAACTGTCcgtgttctatttttttttttttaattatacgaAAATTAAATCGGAGGGTACGATttgattattataaaatatttttgaattgaaaTACAATGCAAAACGGTCCGATTTGTTCGATTTGTTGTTAGCTGACACCACAATCTGTAATGCTCACACACGCTCCATAACCCCGTCCTACCCCAATCCCACCtccataacaaaaataaaaagaatcaaatatcaatattcaacaAAATCACTATTTTTatctccatattaaaaataatatatgtaaAATTCTTGTTTCACTCCTATAAAcaatattattttagtttatttggtTCTCATTTCTGAGGAGAAAAAGTGGAGTCATGCTGATTACTGAATGGTGATTTTGTGAATATTCCAAATTTGAAATTACCAATATAACCCATTTCAAGTCTTATCAACAGTAAACGACAAAACCTACGACAGTCATTGTAGTCAACGNNNNNNNNNNNNNNNNNNNNNNNNNNNNNNNNNNNNNNNNNNNNNNNNNNNNNNNNNNNNNNNNNNNNNNNNNNNNNNNNNNNNNNNNNNNNNNNNNNNNNNNNccttttagttaaaaaaaataattatatgttcTTCTTTTCTAATAACTCCACTTTTGACAATAGTTTCTTTTGTCCAATAATATTTTTAGTTGTACAAAGTAACATAAATTTCCAAAACTTATATATCAAATAATCTTTTAGCAACCAAAAGAAAAAGTGAATTAATAGTTTGTCTTTATAGGGTTTATCCGTTTAGGCATATTAATTCACTAATCTGAATAAATAAagttaattttatgcattttaaaaatacttaattttaatttctataaAAAATTTATCTAGATATAAGTTCAAATATTTCTAAACCTATAACTAAAANtttattttaaaaaaaaaaactctgtAAATAAAAGTGATATACAAAAAAGGACACTGTTAAAAGATGCTCAGAACTCAGAAGTACAACATGGACACTCGTGAAGTGAAGCTTGTTAAATCTTAGATGTTGGATTCTCATACAGTAACTGTGATTCTCACATTTTAAGGACACTATAGTAAAATTGCGTCCTTCTTTTCAACTGTTGAAATTACTACCCTACCCTTTCTTTTGACATCCCTTTTTCCAGTTCCTATATAAATTGTTGCTAAACCCTTCACTTAAATGCGTGTGCTTTAAATTGAATGACTCAAATGCTGATATTCACATTCATCAAATCTTTAACATGAAAGGTAAAAAAATGCAGCCAATGACATGTAACAGGAAGATTATTACATGATGATGATATAAGTCCTGGAGGTTTTGCAGATtacattggaaaaaaaaaaagtgataccTATTCAAAGTTAAGAAAACTAACACACTAGCAGAGTCCCAAATGGATTGCTTAGGAGTGACATCTAAAGAAGTGAACATCAAACTCTGAATTTTTCATGTTGATCAGCTCAAAGATGCAAACATCTCCAGCTTGCAATTCACTTGCTTTAGCAAACAAGTTCCACCCGGTGGACAACCGGATTGATTCCTTTTTTGTTACATAAGGCAGCAACTTCAAAGGCCACAATTTATCTCTAAACCTTACCATGGCAAACTGCTTTTGCTTCAGGTACTTTTTGACAAAGTCAATTGGTACATTCTGCATCAAAGTTACATTTTCTTTATAGATAACCAACTTATGACATGTAATAAACTCACAGCTGTAGTAATATACTCCTCCTGTTTCAAAATAAGTGTCTTTTCACTTTTTTGTTCATTGAAAAATTAATATATCTAGACAAACCCTTTATCCAAATACATTACTTTTTCAATGAATCGAAAATTGAATGCAACTTAGTTTGAAACAGAGGGAGTATCTGTTTTATTGCTTGATATTAACACCATCTTACCGGTCTGCTTTGGTCCAGAAATTTTTTCGTTACATTTATGATGAAAAACGGATTTTTTGAGGTGAATTTCTCAGCTTCCTTCAGAGTACCACTTGTTTCAGCGAGGGGACTTTTAACCTTTGAAGTTGTTTGAGTTTCCTTTCTATCTGTAGCATCCCAACAAATCCACATAGTTTAATAACACAATCAGTAGCATTTTTTTATGTTAATGCATAATTGAACAACATGTTTATGTTAATGCATAATTGACCACAAAACCTCTGTTGTAtccgaaaaatagaaaatgaaaatgCATACCACCATCTAATTCTTTTTCAATGGATGTTGATGTTGACTTCAAAAAACTTGTCCCTTGAGACTGATTACCATTCCTTTGGTTAAGCTGAGACTTTGGTGATTTCCTTCTATTGTTTTGTCGTTGAGGCATTTCATCGAACGCTTGAACTTCTTCATCACTGATCTCAATAATGTTAACCTTTTCTTGTTGATTAACATTGACAGGATACTCTATTTCAAGGCCACTCTTGTCACAAATTTGAACCCCCAATTTGGAATTTCCATTATATTCAAACTTCAACACATACCCATGATTTATAGAGTAATATTTAACAAACTCTTTCCAACCATTTTCAAACACAACATCAGCATCATGCATAGTCCAATCTACTTTCCATTCAGTTCCATTTGGAGGCTTGAGAAACACAGGCTTTGGTAAAGAAGCACCATATTTTCTACTGAAATTCTTTGGGAGTTTCTGCAAAGAACTTAATCAATGTTAGCATGCATAGTCAAACACTTCGAATTAATaaatgaaggaaaaaaaaaaataaagatgctGCTTAGGTACGAATAAATATTCTTACAAGTATCCCTTGTTGAAGAGATTGTGAGATTATAATCTTGAAGAAAAGGACTGGTTTGGATGTCATGGATGGTGTGTGAGAAACTGAGAATGTAATTATTTTGTTTTACTAGGACTGGACCCGGTTTGTGACGGATCTTGCTGATTCAGGCCCACTGGATTGCATTTCCGGATTGCAACAATACAATGTGCAATCCAACACCAAAGGGAAGGAAACACATTACAACACAACTATTGGAAATAAGATAGCATGATATAATGTGCTGTGTGACTTTAACCAATTCATGGAAACAATACATGCGTAACCATTTTCAATTTGAGCTAATCTGGTACATTCTTTTTTTCCTTCTAATTTTTATTGTGTAAAAAAGACTAATTATTTATTTCCAATTTCGAGGGCGATTATGCCTATCATGATAAAATATATGCAATCAAAGATGgcaccaacaaaaaaaaaaaaaaaggaaaaaattggaattcaattatgcaaTAAATGTTAAAGTTTACTTGTTCCATATTGATGATTATAAAATAAGATGTCAAAATTTTCAACTAAAGTCTTATTTGGGTGAACTTCTAAGAAAacatcttttttcgagttattttttttaaaagattttatggataagtaaaaataattttatgtttgaatatttcatacaaaaagatctttttatttatcaattattttttggtataacaatataaaagtacttttttgtttatttattacgtgaaaaatatctcaaaaaaaaattgttaattacagcttctcaaaaaaaatatttttttttatttttctactgcTTTTACTtgtactactagaaatttgccaaagacagtaaaaaataaaaactcttttttttaacAATGGCGCCCAAACAAGTACTAATAGTAGTTCCTTAAAAGACATACAAAATTTACTTTTCATCACATAACACAATCACAAATCAGAGGGACAAGAAGATCAAGCACACAACCCCTTGACCATCAAATATTACCTTATAGCTGTTCAACTGAGTTATTGTACTTAAAGAATGATGGCTGGGTCCCTTCAGCAGGTGAATTATTGGTACTTCAGCCTTCTGGCAATAAGTTAGACAATAATTGAAtcagaaaaaaattgaaagaaagtgGTTAATGGAAGTAATACATCCTTAGCACAGAAGAATAACACTTAATGAAGGAATGGAACTGGGGAAAAGAAGAAGACAGCATAGTAATTACAAAATATTAGGCAAATTTCAATATGTACACACATTATTACGGTCATAATTATATATCTAGAATCATCACCTTATTCAGGGATCTATGGTATACATGACATCTTGATTTTCAAGAGAGGAGTATGTACAACCAATACAGATTCTGGATTTGGGATCCTGAAATCGAAGTAACATAAAAATACATAACTTTAAAGAACACCAAGATATCATTAAACATGATTCAATCGCCAGAGCTACTATTAGCTAGGTTCAGTTCAAAACGgttctttttttttactttcttctttATAAAATAAAATCGCATAAAAGATCAAGAAGCTTCTTCTTCTCTCACCACGATCACAGAGAACACCGGAAGTTGAAAAACACACAAAGAAATGCACTAATCACATGCTTCACGTAAGGAAAGAGACTTGAAAAGTGGTTACCTTAATTTGTTgtgtggcaaaagaatgtggaaAATGGCGTGGTTACTGTAAGGAGAGAGAGTTGTAATGGAATTGAACCAGAAAATGTGAGAGTGAAGTGTTAAGGGACGCAGTCTTGGTGCATATTAtgggaaaagctccaaatgatccTGCACTaagcaaaataaataacttaataaaataaataaataaataaatcttctAACTATCTATCCATCCATCCATCCATCCATCCATCCATCcatctattttaattatataaaaactaAAGTGAGACTGCGTAATGCNNNNNNNNNNNNNNNNNNNNNNNNNNNNNNNNNNNNNNNNNNNNNNNNNNNNNNNNNNNNNNNNNNNNNNNNNNNNNNNNNNNNNNNNNNNNNNNNNNNNNNNNNNNNNNNNNNCttatactatatagtatattttaataaatgttatattaaaaatatattaaaaaatatattataaatagattttgaatttatttatttttaaaaaagacagGTTATTTATATTAGAGTTATATAAAACTGTATTTTTTTTTGCATTAATTGCTACACTTTGTCTTTTCTTacgttttttgtttgtttgtaaataaaaatgttatattaaattTAAGAAATCTTTTACAATTAGTATGAGAGATTAAGAAATGAAAAATAGTAAGAGTCTTAATATGTATAAGTtgtaaaatttgaatatttgcAACTGAaacttttataattattattattattatgacacttttaatgtatgtttattatatttaattagtatttgatgtttcaattgaataataatagataagagttttttgttttaatttttttaaaatattttattttattcaatagtGATTGGTTGATTACTTGATTTTCATCTTTTGCCAAATCATTAGAATTACTGATGTGACATCATTAGCAAAGAAAAGATAACTTAAACTCATTGTAGAGAGAATTGGAATCaacttttatatattataaatgATCTAGAGTTCTTGACCTTTTGGATTtagagctctaataccatgtcatgatatcaCTCATCTCAAATGCTCCAGCTGATagaaaaagataacactaatagttatatctctaatactccctaaaccttcATTGTATATATTATACAAATATTCCATTAACTCTTCGTACTATCAttctattattaatttatttcattgGCCGGTAAAAAGGATAGAGTAAAAAAGGGGAGAAACCTCTCAACCAGTGGGTTGGTGCCAGACACATCCATCTTATTGTCACCTACATTCCCGTCTTCTGCATTGGCTGTGCTGGGTTGGCTGTAGGGCTTGCTTCTATTGGACCTGGGGTTGGCCAAGGCACTACTGCAGGGCAAGTAGTAGAAGGGATTGCGCGACAACCAGAGGCAGAGAGAAAAATACGGGGTACTTTATTACTTAGTCTAGCGTTTATGGAAGTTATAAATAGATTCTTTTGGAGAACTGTTGAAGCTTGATTTACAAAAATTGAGAgatcaaattatattttttttgttttgcttaTTCACGTATTTTAATCTCATagataaaaaattaattcatcgCAGATCTGAATTTAATTTAAAGACCAACTTGATAGATTAATAAATTGTTGTATGTATAATGTAAAATTTAAACTCTCAATATTTATTTAAGTGGACAAATGAGTTGATCACTCGATCAATCTAAGTATGTTATGGACACCAAATTATTGATGAGAGAAAatggtaaattgcagaatttttttctgaaataaataaaaaaaacattatttttaaaaagaaattatttcaactttatcggaatatgtttttttttaattttaagcaAATTTGCCGCAGTTTCCAACGAACtctataatattaataaaatttgtcCCACCCCGACGAATTTCATATAAATGACGAAGTTCGTTACATTCTCCGACCAACTTTACTTTGAATTctaaaaaataactaattaacTCAAATTCTTAAATTTTACAGCAGTCTATGGCAACCAACTATTATTATCATCTTTAGAATACATAATACACAAAAATACACAGAAAATAAATCGTTTCTTTgggaaataataatttttttaagaggTCTTGAGACTATAACCTTGAAGAAAAGGACTGGTTTGGATGTCATGGATGGTGTGTGAGAAACTGAGAATgtaattattttgttttattctttggAGAATGTAAAGTTGTACTCTCAATATAATGATGTGTTCTTGAAAAATATATTCAATATATTGAGCAGTGCAATGATGTAGTAGAAGTAGAACTGTTGAAGCTTGATTCACAAATTGAGACATCAAATTATGAAATATTGACaccaaattatattttttttgtttcgcTTATAGATAAAAAATTGATCCGTCGTAGGACAAGTTCGAAAGGTTAATAAAATTGTTGTATGCACAATGTAAAATTTaaattctcaatatttatttAAGTGGATAAATGAGCTAATTATCTGATCAATTCAAATGTGTTATGAATACTAAATGATTGATGAGAGAAAACATCGAATTggagaatttttttttcaaaataaataaaaaaatattattttcaaaaagAAATTATTCAACTTTAAATATTAGAATAcgttagtcaccaaaaaaaatattagaatacgttttttttttttaattttaggcaAGTTTGCTGCAATTTTCAACTAACTCTATAATATTAATAGAGTTTGTCCCACTCCAACGAATTTCATATAAATTATTAAGTTCATCGCATTCTCCCGTCAATTTTatttagaattttcaaaaataactggCTGACTCAAAATTTTAAGCTTTATAACGGTCAATAATAATTGTTATCATCGTCTCTAGAATACATAGTACAcaaaaatatatagaaataagtcgtttttttgaaaaataataattttttaatttataatataaaattttttattaaatataatttatttttgtatatCTATATATNNNNNNNNNNNNNNNNNNNNNNNNNNNNNNNNNNNNNNNNNNNNNNNNNNNNNNNNNNNNNNNNNNNNNNNNNNNNNNNNNNNNNNNNNNNNNNNNNNNNNNNNNNNNNNNNNNNNNNNNNNNNNNNNNNNNNNNNNNNNNNNNNNNNNNNNNNNNNNNNNNNNNNNNNNNNNNNNNNNNNNNNNNNNNNNNNNNNNNNNNNNNNNNNNNNNNNNNNNNNNNNNNNNNNNNNNNNNNNNNNNNNNNNNNNNNNNNNNNNNNNNNNNNNATTATAAAAGTTTGCGGGTGGCTGCGGGGAACACATTCTAAAAAAAATGTATTCTGAAAATTGAAGTTAAAATAATTTGTTTTTGAAAGtaatgtttttttatttatttcaaaaagaaTTCTATTGCATCCCAGCTTTTAtggttatttaaattactatccTACCCTTAATAAATAACCAACGTCATATTTTTTTTGACTCTTTCATAAGATGTCTTCCTGACACCAGAATTTAGTGCATGGTTTCCTTTACGAGCATTTTCTTGCCTTCAATCACCTCTTTCTTTCATAAATACATTTACTTTCCATGTTTCTGCTGATCTACATTAAACCCGGCGGATCCacgaaatttaatttttatataaaggaaagtatttattaaaataatcttaaaaattaatattaaatctaaataaaattaaattcaattatatATGTTAGTATTTAAAATGAAGCCATGAAAATAATAATTACTAGTATTCTttttatagaataaaataaaaagtaaaatgggtaaaaaataaattttttatttattttttaacagtAACCATCAACATATACGCAGAAATAACAAATTTTAATTTCGTATAAACGTAATATTCAAAAGCAGAATTACTTCTGtattcagaaaaataaaaaattaacaaaaataaaagtaaaatgttTAAAAAGATTCAAATACACTTCTCTTATTTTCAACACATTTATCAAACGCACCAGCATTTATTGACTAAATAGTAAATATAGTCATATAGATTTACTGATTCCTACACATAGAAAAGTGAACCTCTTTGGAAAAGAGAATACATAGATTAATTAGATTCTACCTACTTTTAGGTTTTAACTCGCATTTATTGTACATGGCAGTGGAAACAGCATTATTTATCAAGTGATTACTCACATGAAGATTTTTCTTA harbors:
- the LOC107622450 gene encoding B3 domain-containing transcription factor VRN1-like gives rise to the protein MTSKPVLFFKIIISQSLQQGILKLPKNFSRKYGASLPKPVFLKPPNGTEWKVDWTMHDADVVFENGWKEFVKYYSINHGYVLKFEYNGNSKLGVQICDKSGLEIEYPVNVNQQEKVNIIEISDEEVQAFDEMPQRQNNRRKSPKSQLNQRNGNQSQGTSFLKSTSTSIEKELDGDRKETQTTSKVKSPLAETSGTLKEAEKFTSKNPFFIINVTKKFLDQSRPNVPIDFVKKYLKQKQFAMVRFRDKLWPLKLLPYVTKKESIRLSTGWNLFAKASELQAGDVCIFELINMKNSEFDVHFFRCHS